TAGCGGGCTATGATGTCTTCTTCACGGACAGCGATTTGCAAAACCCGGGCTGCAGACCGGAGAAGCAGGTCACCAACCTGATGCCCGTAGGTGTCATTGACCAGCTTCAGGCCATTAACGTCCACCATAATAACACTGAGGGGAAGCTGCCGGGCCACATCCAGCCTCCGAAACTCTTCCTCTAAGAAGGCACGGTTGTAAAGGCCAGTCAGTGAATCGTGGAAAGAAAGATAGCGTAGTTTTTCTTCCATCTTGCGGGCTTCGGTGATGTCCAGGCCAGCAGCGATAACTTCCTCTATCTGCCCTTGTTCGTTTTTAAGGAGTGTATTGTGCCAGGCGATCAACCGCTCCCTCCCGTAGCGGTCCAGGATGGGATTTTCATAGTACCCGAATTGCTCTATTTCCCCAGCCACCACCCCTTGAAAAACATTTCGGATTTTGTCTCGCAAGCGCTCCGGGATAAAAAAATCAAACCAGTTCTTGCCTAAGATTTCTTCTTGCGGATAGCCCAGGATTTCCGCTCCTTTTTGATTTATAAGCACCACTTCTCCCTGGAGGTTGAGCACCACAAAGATAATGTCGGCAATTCGCAGATACTCCCTCAGTCGGTCCCGCTCTCTGCGCAATGTGCGCTCCATCTCCCGGTATTTGGTGATGTCGATACTGTAGTGGAGATAGGTCTCCCCATCCACGGGTACCCAGCCTGTCTCATAAACCCTTCCTCTAATTTCCACTTCCTCAACAATTGTTTGCTGTTTTTCCAGGGCTTCATCAGCCCGACAAAAAATGCAACGGGCAGAAGCGGGCAAAACTCCAGTTCTCTCGAATTCCTCGCGCTCTTCTTCCGAAAGTGTCTCCGTACCATGAAAAGAAAACCAGCACAGATCGCCTACTTTCGATCCTGCTACATCCCTGGTGACTTTGTTCTGGGCCAAAATACGCCGCTCCCGGTTCAGGAGCAAAACGGAATACGGTATCGCATCAAGGAGCTTTTGCTGCCGTTCCTGAGTTTTCTTTAGCTCGGTAATATCTCGGAAAATGGTAGCGAAGAAACCTCTTCTATCACTGTAGGCGGTAACCTCAAACCAGCGGGAAAGCGGCTCGGAGAAACTCTCAAAGCGCATTGTTTCGCCAGTGAGTGCCACCTGACCATAAGTGCCAATCCAGTCGAAACTCGAACGTTCAATCCCAGGCAAGACTTCGGTCACTCGCCTACCCAGGATTTTTTCTCGCTTCAAGCCGGTGAGTTCCTCAAAAGCAGGGTTAACCTCGAGAAAAAGGTAATCGATGGGCTGTCCCTGTTCATCAAGCACTATCTGGTGATAGGCAAACCCATCGGGAAGATTCTGGATGAGAAGCCGGTAATTTTCGAAAATGGTTTTCTCCAAGCATTTCCACCCCAAAAGCCGCAATTCCTTAGCCTAATGAATAAATTATTTTACCAGCTCGTGCGCTGCATGTCAAAAAAACTCGACACTGAGGAACTTGCTCTTGCAAACAGGGTTTTGCGGGTTTCAGGGCCGCTTGGCTTCGAGAAGTATAAGCCGGAAACAGGGACTCCAGCGTACCTGCTTCCGGCTCTTCAGCTACCCTTTGATGGGAAGTTGGGCACCATCGCGCACAAAAAGCGGTATGCGGGAAAGCGGAGCCTCAACCTCAATCCACTGTCCACCCTGGTAGGTGGTGCCGCTTTCGGCATCACGGAAGCGGGCTCCTTGCGGAAGGTATACTCGCCTCGTGCGCGCCCCCTCTTCAAGGACCGGTGCTACCAGAAGGTCAGGGCCAAACATATACTCATCCTCGATAAGATACGCCTCCCGGTCTTGCGGGAAGTCAAAAAAGAGCGGCCGCATGAAGGGAATTCCTTCTTCGTGGGCTTTCTTCATTCCTTCGGCAATGTAGGGCTTCAAGCGCTCCCGCAAAAAGAGCAATTCTTTGATAATCTCATAAGCTTCTTCGCCAAAGGACCAGACTTCATTGGGGCCTCCAGTGAGTTCCTCTGCCGGGCAGTCGTGGGGCCTTTCAGGATAGGGAAGTCGGAAACCGTGCAGCCTGAAGATGGGACAAAAAACGCCAAACTGGAACCAGCGCACAATCAATTCCCGGAAGGAGGGGTCTTGAGGGTCACCACCGTAAAAGCCCCCGATGTCGGTGGTCCACCAGGGAATGCCGCACACCGCCATGTTAAGCCCGGCCTTGACCTGCTTGCGCAGGGACTCAAAAGTGGAAGGAATGTCTCCCGACCAGACCACAGCCCCTAAGCGCTGGCTCCCCAACCAGGCACAGCGGGCCAGGTTCACTACCTCCTGTTCCCCGGCTTCTTTCAAACCCTGTTCAAAGGCCAAGGCATAGAAGAAAGGATAAATGTTGCTCACTTCCAGGCCGTTACCCAGGAAATAGCGAACGTTATCGTAATCGTAGGAGAAAACGTTGTCGTACTCAAAGCCGGGCATCACCATCTCCGGCTCAGCTTCATCCAGCCAGAACATTTTGATGCCGTAACGGTAGTAGTTCTCTTTCACCTTTTCCCAGATGAATTTGCGGGCTTCAGGGTTGGTAGCATCAAAGATACTGGTGATGCCCCGGAAGGTGAAAAGAACCGGTATTCCGCGCTCGGTGCGCAAAAGAAGACCTTTTTCTACCATTTCCTTGTAGTTTTCGCTGTGAATGTCCACCGTGGGCCAGATGGAGACCATGACCTGAATACCCATCTCGTTAAGCTCTTTTACCATTCCCTCCGGGTCCGGCCAGTAGCGGGGGTCGAACTTCCAGTCTCCCTGGTTGGTCCAGTGGAAAAAGTCAATCACGATGACCGAAAGGGGAAGGCCACGCCGCTTGTATTCTCGGGCTATTTCCAGCAGCTCACTCTGGGTGCGGTAGCGGAGCTTGCACTGCCAGAAACCCAGGGCCCAGTCGGGGATGAGGGGTGGTCTTCCGGTTATTGCCGTATATTTTTTCATTATTTCCTCTGGGGTGTCCCCGGCAATCACCAGATAGTCGATCTGCCGGGTGGCTTCGGCATAAAAGAGAGTGTGATTTTTGGCAAGCTCTGCCCTTCCCACAGCAGGGTTATTCCAGATGAAGCCGTAACCCCGGGAAGAAAGGAGAAAGGGAACGCTTATTTGCGTATTGCGCTGGGCAAGCTCCAAAACGCAACCCTTGAGGTCCAGGCAGTCATTGGCATACTGACCCATGCCGTAGAAGTGCTCTTCAGGGTGGGCTTTGAAGTAAAGTGAGGTGCGGAAAAGCTCTGAACTCCTTGCCTTGTAGATGCGGGCCTTGAGCAGGTCAGCATTTTTGACTCGCCCGTCTATCCAGAGCTCCTCAAGGAGCATCCTTCCATCTTCCCGCAGGTAGCACACGCTGCCCTGGGAGTCTATGCGAGCCGTTACTTTCCCGTTTTTGATGCTTGCCCCCTCTTCGGTTATCTGGATTTCCACCGGGACTTCTTCCTGGGGAAGCAGGGTCCAGTCAAGGGGGTCAATTTTTCCCCGCGCTGAGGAACGAAAACGCAGGCAATCTTTGCCATAGGGCTCAATCCAGATGAGTTCCCCTCCTGAAGTGGCAATCAACTTATTACCTTCTTTTTTAAAAAGCATCAACGTGTATCACCTCCAGCTATTCTTTAAAAGCACCAGCCGTGAGGCCAGCGACAATGGACTTCCCAGCCAAAAGCGCCACCACAAGGGGTGGCACTGCAAAAATCATACTACCTGCCATCAACTTATTCCATTGTACTCCATACTGACCGATGAAGTTGTAAAGGCCAATGCTCATGGGTTGCATGGCCTGGTCTTTCAAAAAAGAGAGAGAAACGATGAAATCCCCCCAGCCCATGATAAGCGTTAAAATGCCTGCTGTAGCGATAGCCGGACTGGAAAGGGGGATGATAATGCTGCGAAAAACGTGCAGAAGGCTTGCACCATCAATAAAGGCAGCCTCCACAAGACCGGTGGGAATGGCCTGCATGTAAGCCCGCAGGATAATGGTTGCAAAGGGGATGGTGAATATTCCAATGCCCAGTATAGCACTGAGATAGTTATTAATGAGAGCAAAATTATTAAAAATGAGAAAAAGAGGAATGATCACCGCTGTTGCAGGGAGCATCTGGGAAAAAGCCAGTAAGAAAAAGGTTGCTTTTCCCCACTTCAAGCGGAACTTGGCCAGAGCAAAAGCTGAAGGCAGTGCCACCGCCAACGTCAAAACCAGGTTTCCCAGAGCAATAATCAGGCTGTTTTTAAGGTACGGGGCAAGAGTAACTAAAGCACTCTTGTAAAAAGCCAGGGTGGGATGGGGAGGAAACCAGTAAGGGGGACGGTGGAAAATTTCAGCAACCGTCTGGAAGCCCCCAATAGCGATGAAGTACAACGGCATAATAATTAGCACGGTTGGAATGAGGGCAATCAAGGTCCATGTCCATTCTTTCCTGCGCTTCTTTTTAGCCAAGGCTTCCTTCCTCCTCTGCTCGAATGGAATTCAAAAGCATGGTGAGACCGGTTATCAAAACCAGCATGATGACCAGCACCGCAGAGGCACGCCCAAAGTGGAACTTGTTGAAAGCCAGAGAATAGGAAAGCGTACTTAAAAGATGCGAAACATCTCCCGGACCTCCCTGGGTGATAATCCAGACCAAGTCGAAAACCTTGACCGTGAAGATGCAACCAAGGGTTAAGGTAGTGATTATGACTGGTCTCAAAAGGGGTATGGTGATAAAAAAGACCCTTTGCCACCAGTTAGCACCATCAATGTCCGCGCTCTCAAAAAGCTCTAAGGGGATGCCTCTCAACCCGGTATAAAGTAGCACAAAGTTAAAGGGAATACCCAACCAGATGTTAGCCATAGTCACTGAAAAGATTGGCCACTGCTGGCTGGTAATCCAGGGAATAGGTTTCTCGATCAAGCCCCAGGACAGGAGAAAGCCGTTAACCATTCCTCGGTCACTGAAAAACCACCTGAAAAAGGAACCACTCACGATGATGGGCAAAACCCAGGGCACCATTATCAAACTCTGCAGTAAGCCCTTCAAGGGAAAAGAGCGGTTGAAAAGCAGGGCCAGCAAAAAACCGATTATGAACTGAAAAAGAAGCGATAAACCGGTGAAAATAAGGGTGTTGGTAAGAGTCCTTTGAAACACAGGGTCCTGAAGAGTCTCAACATAATTGGCAAAACCTGTCCACTGCGACGTGCCCCCTATGTAGGTAATCAGGGTAACGTCCTTCAGGCTGAGCAGAAAGTTGTAAGCCAGAGGATACACGCCAAAAACCCCGACGTATACCAGAGCTGGAACAAGGAAAAGATACGACTTCCACGGGGAAAGCCTCATGAAAACGGCTCCTTTCTTTTCCCCCCGAGGCTGCTAACCCCGGGGGATAAGCGATTATCTGCGTTTATTTGCCCATCGCCTCGTTCAGAAGCTCCCGGGCCATTTTTCTGTACATCTCGTATTCCTCAGGAGAGAAAAGCTCTCGAATGGCCTTCGCTGCTTCTTTAAGTGCTTCCTCAGGAGTAAGCATTTCCGTTAACGCCTTCTGAACCGCCACCCAGACTGTGGAGGAGACATCGGGATATTTATCGATACCACCCACCAGCGGCCTTGGCAAAGCGTACTGAGCCTGTTCCAGGAAGGGTTTAAGAATGGGTCGCTCAGCTAAAATCTTTTCTGCTACCGAAGCCCGGGTGGGCAAACCTCCGTGCTTGATGTTTGCTTGCAGCATGCTTTCAGGAGAAGCCAGAGCTTTCAGGAATTCCCAGGCCAGGTCGTATTTGGCAGGATCGATGTTGCTGCTAATACCAAAACACTCGCCACCAAAAGGAACTACTGGCTTCATACCCTCCTGGGGCACAGGCAGGGTAGCCACTTCCACATCGCCCAGCTCCTGCATCACGTCTTCGGTAAGGTGCCAGCCAAACTCCCAGTTTCCATTTACCATCATGGCCACTTCGGCATTGATGAACCACTGGGTCACATCGCCCTGGCCAGATACGGTCACCACGTCTCTTGGGGTATAGTCGTTTTTAACCAGGTCAGTCAAAAACTGCAATGCCTCAATGGCTTCAGGCTGGTCCAGCTCGAGAAGGCTTCCGCCGTTACTCCACAGGAAGGGCTCAAACTGCCAGGTACCTTCTTCAGAAGCAGTAGCACAAAAAGCGAAGCCGTAAATCCCAAGCGCTTCTTTAATTTTCTTGCACTGCTCTTTGAGTTCCTGCCAGGTCGCTGGAGGCTGGGAAATGCCAGCTTTCTCAAGCAAACCTTTGCGATAAAAGAGAGCCAGGTTGTTGGTGGTAATCTGAAAGGCGTAAATTCTTCCTTCAGAACTGGTAACTTCTCGGTGCCCCCTAAAGAAGTCTTCCCAATTTTCCCAACCCCACTCTTCTACCTTTTCAGTGATATCTTTGTAAGTGCCAGCTTTGATGAGCTGAGGAACCCAGGGATTGTCTGCCATGGTCAGCTCGGGTACCGTCTTGGTCAGGGACTGCTGCAAAATGGTTGGTAGAAGCTGAGCAAAAGGAATATACACGTGGTTTACCTTAACCGTGGGATGGCTCTTTTCAAATTCCACTGCCATTTCATCAATAAACTTTGCCATGCCGCCTGCTGGGTCGAAGTAGT
This portion of the Thermatribacter velox genome encodes:
- a CDS encoding TIM-barrel domain-containing protein is translated as MLFKKEGNKLIATSGGELIWIEPYGKDCLRFRSSARGKIDPLDWTLLPQEEVPVEIQITEEGASIKNGKVTARIDSQGSVCYLREDGRMLLEELWIDGRVKNADLLKARIYKARSSELFRTSLYFKAHPEEHFYGMGQYANDCLDLKGCVLELAQRNTQISVPFLLSSRGYGFIWNNPAVGRAELAKNHTLFYAEATRQIDYLVIAGDTPEEIMKKYTAITGRPPLIPDWALGFWQCKLRYRTQSELLEIAREYKRRGLPLSVIVIDFFHWTNQGDWKFDPRYWPDPEGMVKELNEMGIQVMVSIWPTVDIHSENYKEMVEKGLLLRTERGIPVLFTFRGITSIFDATNPEARKFIWEKVKENYYRYGIKMFWLDEAEPEMVMPGFEYDNVFSYDYDNVRYFLGNGLEVSNIYPFFYALAFEQGLKEAGEQEVVNLARCAWLGSQRLGAVVWSGDIPSTFESLRKQVKAGLNMAVCGIPWWTTDIGGFYGGDPQDPSFRELIVRWFQFGVFCPIFRLHGFRLPYPERPHDCPAEELTGGPNEVWSFGEEAYEIIKELLFLRERLKPYIAEGMKKAHEEGIPFMRPLFFDFPQDREAYLIEDEYMFGPDLLVAPVLEEGARTRRVYLPQGARFRDAESGTTYQGGQWIEVEAPLSRIPLFVRDGAQLPIKG
- a CDS encoding ABC transporter substrate-binding protein, giving the protein MKALKIGLIVFMLVLCGSWVLAQEKITITVQDYFDPAGGMAKFIDEMAVEFEKSHPTVKVNHVYIPFAQLLPTILQQSLTKTVPELTMADNPWVPQLIKAGTYKDITEKVEEWGWENWEDFFRGHREVTSSEGRIYAFQITTNNLALFYRKGLLEKAGISQPPATWQELKEQCKKIKEALGIYGFAFCATASEEGTWQFEPFLWSNGGSLLELDQPEAIEALQFLTDLVKNDYTPRDVVTVSGQGDVTQWFINAEVAMMVNGNWEFGWHLTEDVMQELGDVEVATLPVPQEGMKPVVPFGGECFGISSNIDPAKYDLAWEFLKALASPESMLQANIKHGGLPTRASVAEKILAERPILKPFLEQAQYALPRPLVGGIDKYPDVSSTVWVAVQKALTEMLTPEEALKEAAKAIRELFSPEEYEMYRKMARELLNEAMGK
- a CDS encoding carbohydrate ABC transporter permease codes for the protein MAKKKRRKEWTWTLIALIPTVLIIMPLYFIAIGGFQTVAEIFHRPPYWFPPHPTLAFYKSALVTLAPYLKNSLIIALGNLVLTLAVALPSAFALAKFRLKWGKATFFLLAFSQMLPATAVIIPLFLIFNNFALINNYLSAILGIGIFTIPFATIILRAYMQAIPTGLVEAAFIDGASLLHVFRSIIIPLSSPAIATAGILTLIMGWGDFIVSLSFLKDQAMQPMSIGLYNFIGQYGVQWNKLMAGSMIFAVPPLVVALLAGKSIVAGLTAGAFKE
- a CDS encoding carbohydrate ABC transporter permease, which encodes MRLSPWKSYLFLVPALVYVGVFGVYPLAYNFLLSLKDVTLITYIGGTSQWTGFANYVETLQDPVFQRTLTNTLIFTGLSLLFQFIIGFLLALLFNRSFPLKGLLQSLIMVPWVLPIIVSGSFFRWFFSDRGMVNGFLLSWGLIEKPIPWITSQQWPIFSVTMANIWLGIPFNFVLLYTGLRGIPLELFESADIDGANWWQRVFFITIPLLRPVIITTLTLGCIFTVKVFDLVWIITQGGPGDVSHLLSTLSYSLAFNKFHFGRASAVLVIMLVLITGLTMLLNSIRAEEEGSLG
- a CDS encoding HD domain-containing phosphohydrolase — encoded protein: MEKTIFENYRLLIQNLPDGFAYHQIVLDEQGQPIDYLFLEVNPAFEELTGLKREKILGRRVTEVLPGIERSSFDWIGTYGQVALTGETMRFESFSEPLSRWFEVTAYSDRRGFFATIFRDITELKKTQERQQKLLDAIPYSVLLLNRERRILAQNKVTRDVAGSKVGDLCWFSFHGTETLSEEEREEFERTGVLPASARCIFCRADEALEKQQTIVEEVEIRGRVYETGWVPVDGETYLHYSIDITKYREMERTLRRERDRLREYLRIADIIFVVLNLQGEVVLINQKGAEILGYPQEEILGKNWFDFFIPERLRDKIRNVFQGVVAGEIEQFGYYENPILDRYGRERLIAWHNTLLKNEQGQIEEVIAAGLDITEARKMEEKLRYLSFHDSLTGLYNRAFLEEEFRRLDVARQLPLSVIMVDVNGLKLVNDTYGHQVGDLLLRSAARVLQIAVREEDIIARYGGDEFVILLPQTTYEMAQEIALRIQKTLERTRVCDVPLSLALGVATKTRKRESVAEVLRKAEDEMYRQKLAETRSTRSTIINTLLKTLEAKSQETKQHVLRMQEAGTALAQALGLPHSEVNRLKLAILLHDIGKITIPEEILKKPGPLTPSEWEMVKKHPEVGYRILLATPEFAQVAEEVYSHHERFDGTGYPRGLRGEEIPILARIIAVVDAYDAMRYGRSYKNPLEREEIIAEFRRNAGKQFDPKLADIFLVLFEQGAFD